From the genome of Actinacidiphila yeochonensis CN732, one region includes:
- a CDS encoding type 1 glutamine amidotransferase, with translation MAATALVVQNIPSGGLGRWEPWLAEGGLAAAVVHPYRGEVLPERLRPAYQALVVLGGGFLPDDDERAPWLARTRDLAREALAEGVPVFGICLGGQLLAQVGGGAVRGSHGQPEFGSTELTLRREASDDPLFRGLPEHPRAIENHVDAITGLPPDAVWLAASDGCPYQAFRLGDRAWGVQFHPESSAERIAGWDTGRLSPYGVDRELLHRAALADDAGSAEVWRRVALRFAALAVEGAASAA, from the coding sequence ATGGCGGCGACGGCACTGGTGGTGCAGAACATCCCCTCGGGGGGCCTGGGGCGCTGGGAGCCCTGGTTGGCGGAGGGCGGGCTGGCCGCGGCGGTGGTGCACCCGTACCGGGGCGAGGTGCTGCCGGAGCGGCTGCGGCCCGCGTACCAGGCGCTGGTGGTCCTGGGCGGCGGTTTCCTGCCGGACGACGACGAGCGGGCACCCTGGCTGGCGCGGACCCGCGACCTGGCGCGGGAGGCGCTGGCGGAGGGCGTGCCGGTCTTCGGCATCTGCCTGGGCGGCCAGTTGCTGGCCCAGGTGGGCGGTGGCGCCGTGCGCGGCAGCCACGGGCAGCCGGAGTTCGGCAGCACCGAGCTGACCCTGCGGCGGGAGGCTTCCGACGATCCGCTCTTCCGGGGGCTGCCGGAGCACCCCAGGGCGATCGAGAACCACGTGGACGCGATCACCGGGCTTCCCCCGGACGCGGTGTGGCTGGCGGCCTCGGACGGGTGCCCGTACCAGGCGTTCCGGCTGGGCGACCGGGCGTGGGGGGTGCAGTTCCACCCCGAGTCGAGCGCGGAGCGCATCGCCGGGTGGGACACCGGGCGGCTGAGCCCGTACGGCGTCGACCGGGAGCTCCTGCACCGGGCGGCGCTCGCCGACGACGCCGGCTCGGCCGAGGTGTGGCGCCGGGTGGCCCTGCGGTTCGCCGCCCTGGCCGTGGAGGGTGCCGCCTCGGCGGCCTGA
- a CDS encoding cytochrome P450, translating into MAEIPPPPDILSPEFAADPYAAYRVLREHYPVYFHEGTASWLLSRYDDVERAFREPVFTTDNYDWQLEPVHGGRTIVQMSGHEHAVKRALVAPAFRGRELRERFLPVIERNARELIDAFRDRSRADLVDAFATRFPVNVIVDMLGLDRADHDRFHTWYDAVVGYLANIGQDPAVAEAGLRAGAELRAYLLPIIHRRRAHPGDDLLSSLCTAEVDGTRMSDQDITSFVSLLLSAGGETTDKALSGMFRNLLLHPDQLAAVRTNRSLVAAAFAESLRFTPPLQMIMRQPARDVVVDGVTLPAGSTVTCLIGSANRDPGHFAHPDRFDVFRDDLSADTAFSAAADHLAFALGRHFCVGALLAKAEVEVGANQLLDAFSELDFADGAPPHEAGVFVRGLRELPLRITPS; encoded by the coding sequence GTGGCCGAGATCCCGCCGCCGCCCGACATCCTGTCGCCCGAGTTCGCCGCCGATCCGTACGCCGCCTACCGGGTGCTGCGCGAGCACTACCCGGTGTACTTCCACGAAGGCACCGCGAGTTGGCTGCTGTCCCGCTACGACGACGTCGAACGGGCTTTCCGCGAGCCGGTGTTCACCACCGACAACTACGACTGGCAGCTGGAGCCGGTGCACGGCGGCCGCACCATCGTGCAGATGAGCGGCCACGAGCACGCGGTCAAACGGGCCCTGGTCGCACCGGCCTTCCGGGGCCGGGAGCTGCGGGAACGGTTCCTGCCGGTGATCGAGCGCAACGCCCGCGAGCTCATCGACGCCTTCCGGGACCGCTCCCGGGCCGACCTGGTGGACGCCTTCGCCACCCGCTTCCCGGTCAACGTCATCGTCGACATGCTCGGCCTGGACCGGGCCGACCACGACCGCTTCCACACCTGGTACGACGCGGTGGTCGGCTACCTCGCCAACATCGGGCAGGACCCGGCCGTCGCCGAGGCGGGCCTGCGGGCCGGGGCGGAGCTGCGCGCCTACCTGCTGCCGATCATCCACCGGCGGCGCGCCCACCCCGGCGACGACCTGCTGTCCAGCCTCTGCACGGCCGAGGTGGACGGCACCCGGATGAGCGACCAGGACATCACGTCGTTCGTGAGTCTGCTGCTGTCGGCGGGCGGTGAGACCACCGACAAGGCCCTCAGCGGCATGTTCCGCAACCTGCTGCTCCACCCCGACCAGTTGGCGGCGGTGCGCACCAACCGCTCGCTGGTCGCCGCCGCGTTCGCCGAGTCGCTGCGGTTCACCCCGCCGCTCCAGATGATCATGCGGCAGCCCGCGCGGGACGTCGTCGTGGACGGCGTCACCCTGCCCGCCGGCTCCACCGTCACCTGCCTGATCGGCTCGGCCAACCGCGACCCCGGCCACTTCGCGCACCCCGACCGGTTCGACGTCTTCCGCGACGACCTGTCGGCGGACACCGCGTTCAGCGCCGCCGCGGACCACCTCGCGTTCGCCCTGGGACGGCACTTCTGCGTGGGCGCCCTGCTGGCCAAGGCGGAGGTGGAGGTCGGCGCCAACCAGCTGCTCGACGCGTTCAGCGAGCTGGACTTCGCGGACGGCGCGCCGCCCCACGAGGCGGGGGTGTTCGTCCGCGGCCTGAGGGAGCTGCCGCTGCGGATCACCCCGTCCTGA